In the Corynebacterium anserum genome, TCAAGCAGGTCACCGTGCCACTTCTGGAACCGGGCACATTCGAGGATCCAGAGGAAGAATCCTTCCATATCCTCCACATCTCTGACCTCCACATGCTGGATAGACAAAAGCACAAGCAAAAATGGGTCGCCGCTCTCAGCGATCTGGATTTTGACCTGGTGATCAACACCGGCGACAATCTCGGTGAAGACAAGGGAGTTCCCGGTGTCCTCCGGGCATTAGACCCACTGCTCAACCGCCCTGGTGTATTCGTGTTTGGCTCGAACGATTATTTCGCCCCCCGCCCGGTCAACCCGTTCATTTATCTGCTGGGCAAGAAACGCACACCGTCGAAGGTGGAACTACCGTGGCGCGGCATGCGCGCAGCATTTGTCGAAAGAGGTTGGCACGACGCCACCCACCAGCACGTCGATTTCTCCATCGAACCTCGACATGATTCTCTCTATGTCCGCCACCACAAGTTCAATGTGGCAATCGCTGGTGTGGATGACCCACATCACGAGTTGGACGATTTTCGTCGCATTGCCGGCGGCCCCAATCCCGATGCGGAT is a window encoding:
- a CDS encoding metallophosphoesterase, whose product is MSNTLLRTVLSTTAAITVAGLSTLALAYRETHKFEVKQVTVPLLEPGTFEDPEEESFHILHISDLHMLDRQKHKQKWVAALSDLDFDLVINTGDNLGEDKGVPGVLRALDPLLNRPGVFVFGSNDYFAPRPVNPFIYLLGKKRTPSKVELPWRGMRAAFVERGWHDATHQHVDFSIEPRHDSLYVRHHKFNVAIAGVDDPHHELDDFRRIAGGPNPDADIAIGLSHSPEPHVLDQFAAEGYQLVLSGHTHGGQLCLPGSRAIVTNCGLDRSRVQGLSRWSERMWLHVTNGLGNSKYVPFRIFCRPSATLIHIVERGQDVEIYENI